A window of Pedobacter lusitanus contains these coding sequences:
- a CDS encoding 2-hydroxyacid dehydrogenase — protein MSIVIIFNNKDPKPWAEALEKFLPEDKVFVYPNVPDPQSVLLAICWKPVPGVLSEFPNLRLVQSAGAAVDHLIRTQSFRETMLLARIVDENLSNDMWEYLLAGSMSMIRTFSTYESNQEEKRWEQLSYSTIGQTTIAVLGLGKIGAATARKLSVLGFSVRGWSATKKEIEGVNCYYGNEQLDLTLTGADILINILPLTPETENILNTKNLLKLNKGAGLINVARGEHLVEDDLLDLLASGHLSAARLDVFREEPLPKDHPFWEQKKIGITPHIASLTNINSAINQVVQNYRNLKDGKEVRNLVSIQKGY, from the coding sequence ATGAGCATAGTTATTATATTCAACAATAAAGATCCTAAACCGTGGGCAGAGGCTCTTGAGAAATTTTTACCAGAAGATAAGGTGTTTGTTTATCCCAATGTGCCTGATCCTCAATCTGTACTTTTAGCTATATGCTGGAAACCAGTCCCGGGAGTACTTAGTGAATTTCCAAATCTGAGGCTGGTACAGAGTGCCGGTGCTGCTGTCGATCACCTGATAAGGACACAGTCATTTCGTGAAACGATGCTTCTGGCAAGGATTGTAGATGAAAATCTATCGAATGATATGTGGGAATATTTGCTGGCAGGTAGCATGAGTATGATCAGGACTTTTTCTACTTACGAAAGTAATCAGGAAGAAAAAAGATGGGAACAGCTGTCTTATAGCACTATCGGTCAGACAACTATTGCTGTATTGGGGCTGGGGAAAATCGGAGCAGCGACGGCGCGGAAACTGTCTGTTCTTGGGTTTTCGGTAAGGGGATGGTCGGCAACGAAGAAAGAGATAGAAGGTGTAAATTGTTATTATGGCAATGAACAACTGGATCTGACGCTTACCGGAGCTGATATTCTTATTAATATTCTTCCACTGACTCCTGAAACAGAGAATATACTTAATACAAAAAATCTTCTTAAGCTTAATAAAGGTGCAGGTCTTATTAATGTAGCGCGCGGTGAACATTTAGTTGAAGATGATTTGTTGGATTTGCTTGCATCCGGACATCTGTCAGCTGCAAGACTGGATGTTTTCAGGGAAGAACCTCTTCCGAAAGACCATCCTTTCTGGGAGCAAAAAAAAATAGGCATTACTCCACATATTGCAAGTCTGACCAATATTAACTCAGCAATCAATCAGGTTGTGCAAAATTATAGAAATCTGAAGGATGGAAAAGAGGTGAGGAACCTGGTTTCGATACAAAAAGGATATTGA
- a CDS encoding LytR/AlgR family response regulator transcription factor, with protein MKVKCLLVDDEPLAIELLERHLAHFDNFEIVATCSNAIEALSILSNNTIDLLFLDIQMPQLSGIDFLKTIKKPPQTIFTTAYREFALESYDLEIVDYLLKPITFDRFFKAVERYLRQKHKPVNIAVTAPEVPFIILKSGIKNYKINVADIVYIESIRDYIKVLTTESELTIKYKISNLEIELQNQRFLRVHRSFIVNTEKITSFSPSIVEIGKKQFPIGPMYKQSVDAALR; from the coding sequence ATGAAGGTAAAATGCCTTTTAGTAGACGATGAACCACTGGCAATAGAGTTATTGGAAAGACATTTAGCACACTTCGACAATTTTGAAATAGTTGCCACTTGTTCAAATGCAATCGAAGCATTGTCTATATTATCAAACAACACTATAGATCTATTATTTTTGGATATTCAAATGCCCCAGCTTTCGGGGATCGATTTCTTAAAAACAATAAAAAAACCACCACAAACTATTTTTACTACAGCTTATCGGGAATTTGCACTCGAAAGCTATGATTTAGAGATTGTCGATTACCTTCTTAAACCCATTACTTTCGATCGGTTTTTCAAAGCGGTGGAACGTTATCTCAGACAAAAACACAAACCCGTTAATATTGCTGTAACCGCTCCGGAAGTACCTTTCATTATATTAAAATCTGGAATCAAAAATTATAAAATTAACGTTGCTGATATAGTATATATTGAAAGTATCAGAGATTATATTAAGGTCTTAACCACCGAAAGTGAATTGACAATTAAATATAAAATCAGTAATCTGGAAATTGAGCTACAAAATCAACGCTTTCTTCGCGTTCACCGTTCATTTATTGTTAATACAGAAAAGATAACCTCCTTTTCTCCATCCATCGTTGAGATAGGTAAAAAGCAATTCCCTATTGGGCCCATGTACAAGCAAAGTGTAGATGCAGCCTTAAGATAA
- a CDS encoding sensor histidine kinase: protein MGSEDWSFGYTLVNAIALLITRIPAAYFLSYVTIPQLLYTKKYFLTILFFFIFAYLISVASRVIIIYGAEPFQFEHHIVCFECPEQESLMEISTDLYKLFKVYFYENFSIAFLFLALKLLLMQNEIQKKTLSLEKDKVKNELKQLKAQLNPHFLFNTLNNIYALSLKNSPKTSDSIGRLSAILDYILYRGNSISVPIKQEIDLLKDYIELEKLRYNDRLILNFNTRITSNVMIAPLILISLVENAFKHGAGSAIGNPEIHISIASTEHSIMFEIINTTGHNKTNSKLEKIGLDNISKQLDLLYGSDHVLTIKRMENQFLVKLDINL, encoded by the coding sequence ATGGGTAGCGAAGACTGGTCTTTCGGTTACACGCTGGTTAATGCCATAGCCTTGTTAATTACGCGAATTCCAGCAGCATACTTTTTAAGTTATGTAACTATCCCGCAGCTACTCTACACGAAAAAGTACTTTTTAACTATATTATTTTTTTTCATTTTTGCTTATTTGATCAGCGTGGCATCAAGGGTAATTATTATTTATGGAGCAGAGCCATTTCAGTTCGAACATCACATTGTTTGTTTTGAATGCCCTGAACAAGAATCTCTCATGGAGATCTCTACTGATCTTTATAAGTTATTTAAGGTATATTTTTATGAAAATTTCTCCATAGCATTCCTCTTTCTTGCACTGAAACTTTTACTCATGCAAAATGAAATCCAAAAGAAAACACTATCCCTGGAGAAGGATAAAGTAAAAAATGAACTTAAACAACTAAAGGCACAGTTAAACCCACATTTTCTATTTAATACGCTTAATAATATTTACGCTCTATCTTTAAAAAACTCGCCCAAAACATCAGATTCTATTGGTCGCTTATCAGCCATTCTGGATTACATTTTATATCGTGGCAATTCGATATCAGTACCAATTAAACAAGAAATTGACTTGCTTAAAGACTACATTGAGCTTGAAAAGCTCAGATATAATGACAGGCTAATACTCAATTTTAATACCCGCATTACCTCTAATGTTATGATTGCACCGCTAATATTAATCTCTCTGGTTGAAAATGCATTTAAGCATGGGGCAGGAAGTGCTATAGGAAATCCTGAAATTCATATCAGTATCGCATCAACAGAGCACTCTATTATGTTTGAAATAATTAATACCACCGGACACAATAAAACAAATAGTAAATTAGAAAAAATTGGCCTGGATAATATTTCAAAACAATTGGATCTCTTATATGGGAGTGACCATGTTTTAACAATAAAAAGAATGGAAAATCAATTTTTAGTAAAACTGGATATCAATTTATGA
- a CDS encoding acyltransferase family protein → MKKVMTLPAITDRLHGLDHLRAFAIIFVFIFHYGRLFYAPQPLISIGKFGWTGVDLFFVLSGYLIASHLFKGILTKGINFRVFYTKRIFRIIPVYLVILLLYFLFPSFREREALAPLWKYLTFTQNIGLDLRSQGTFSHAWSLCIEEQFYLLFPLMLWILVYSKRIDKIFTLLLILFLSGFIFRLYTWTNFVSPFIGTEDFVFYWYKWIYYLTLCRLDGLITGILIAAIFEFMPMYRSRIEPFGNRLLIISVLVLTAAYYLCENEESFSASVFGFPLISLGYGMLLLGAICPGSLLYNFRSGFMRKIADLSFAIYLCHKIVLHLSQEQSGYFSVEKDSWVMFTIGLFATISVAYILNILIEKPFMKIRNILLKRMGH, encoded by the coding sequence ATGAAAAAAGTAATGACACTCCCTGCAATTACCGACAGGCTCCATGGTCTTGATCATTTAAGAGCCTTCGCTATTATTTTCGTCTTTATTTTTCATTATGGCAGGCTTTTTTATGCGCCACAGCCTTTGATATCCATTGGTAAATTTGGATGGACAGGAGTTGATCTTTTTTTTGTGTTAAGTGGGTACCTGATTGCATCACATCTGTTTAAAGGGATTTTAACAAAAGGAATTAATTTCCGTGTTTTTTATACTAAACGTATTTTCAGGATCATTCCGGTCTATCTTGTTATATTGTTGCTTTATTTCCTGTTTCCGTCTTTCAGAGAACGGGAAGCGCTTGCACCACTATGGAAATATCTTACATTCACTCAAAATATAGGGCTTGACCTACGTAGTCAGGGCACATTTTCTCACGCATGGTCTCTATGCATTGAAGAACAGTTTTACTTATTATTCCCTTTGATGCTTTGGATACTTGTTTATTCCAAACGTATAGATAAAATATTTACACTGTTGCTTATTTTGTTTTTATCTGGCTTTATTTTCCGTCTATATACCTGGACAAATTTTGTAAGTCCTTTTATAGGAACAGAAGATTTTGTATTCTACTGGTATAAATGGATTTATTATCTGACCTTATGCAGGTTAGATGGTCTGATTACCGGCATACTAATTGCTGCAATATTTGAATTCATGCCAATGTACAGGAGCAGAATCGAGCCATTTGGGAATCGTTTGTTAATCATTAGTGTTCTGGTTCTGACAGCTGCTTATTATCTATGTGAAAATGAAGAATCATTCTCTGCTTCTGTTTTTGGTTTTCCATTAATAAGTTTGGGGTACGGCATGCTGCTGCTCGGAGCAATCTGTCCGGGTAGTTTGTTATATAATTTCAGATCTGGCTTTATGCGAAAAATTGCGGACCTGTCATTTGCCATTTATCTTTGTCATAAAATAGTTTTGCATCTTTCTCAAGAGCAGTCCGGGTATTTTTCTGTGGAAAAAGATAGTTGGGTAATGTTTACGATTGGCCTGTTTGCAACTATATCAGTAGCATATATACTAAATATACTAATCGAAAAACCATTTATGAAAATCAGAAATATCTTACTTAAACGGATGGGTCATTAG
- a CDS encoding PepSY-associated TM helix domain-containing protein, with product MTRFRKIIGQIHLWLGLITGIIVLIVSITGCLFVFQKEISDIVHQETFFVKPPASVVTLPYSTLLKKAEQTLGKDHTVNFSTTYKDPERAWEFMTYKPGDEKALTYFGTLDYYESVFINPYTGTVTGRYDYKYDFFNIVKFIHWSLLLNDTYGQPIVGYSTLIFVIMLITGMIMWWPKKWSKTNINKSFKIKWNAGFKRITYDLHNVSGFYVMLITLVLALTGMVFALKWFQTTVYVVSSRSITQPVIKQEKSHPATPVFSPVDQAFETAKKLLPASDRIGVSSASGADGVIYISGIIGKETYYHADALQFDQYSGKLLNRRNYEEQNAGEKLIGMNYDIHVGAILGLPGKIIAFIASLVAASLPVTGFMIWLNRKKKKKKK from the coding sequence ATGACCAGATTTCGTAAAATAATAGGTCAGATACATCTCTGGCTTGGATTAATAACCGGGATAATTGTATTAATTGTAAGTATTACAGGTTGTCTGTTTGTTTTTCAGAAAGAAATATCAGACATCGTTCATCAGGAAACATTCTTTGTTAAACCTCCAGCATCGGTCGTTACATTACCTTACAGTACGCTTTTAAAGAAGGCAGAGCAGACACTGGGTAAAGATCATACGGTGAATTTCTCTACAACCTATAAGGATCCTGAACGCGCCTGGGAGTTTATGACCTATAAACCAGGTGATGAAAAAGCGCTTACTTATTTTGGAACTCTTGACTATTACGAGTCAGTTTTCATTAACCCCTATACCGGAACAGTTACGGGTAGATATGACTATAAATACGATTTTTTTAATATCGTAAAATTCATCCACTGGAGTTTATTGTTAAATGATACTTACGGACAACCCATAGTTGGTTATAGTACATTGATATTTGTCATCATGCTTATCACAGGTATGATCATGTGGTGGCCTAAAAAATGGAGTAAAACCAATATCAATAAAAGTTTTAAGATTAAATGGAACGCAGGATTTAAAAGGATAACCTATGACCTGCACAATGTTTCCGGATTTTATGTAATGCTGATTACCTTGGTATTAGCATTAACAGGCATGGTATTCGCATTAAAATGGTTTCAGACTACGGTTTACGTAGTTTCTTCCCGCTCAATCACGCAACCAGTAATCAAACAGGAGAAATCACATCCGGCTACTCCTGTATTCAGTCCGGTTGATCAAGCTTTTGAAACAGCAAAAAAACTGCTGCCAGCTTCGGATAGGATTGGCGTCTCTTCTGCTTCCGGTGCTGATGGAGTGATTTATATTTCCGGAATCATTGGTAAAGAAACATATTATCATGCTGATGCTTTACAATTTGATCAGTATTCAGGGAAGCTGCTTAACAGAAGAAATTACGAAGAACAAAATGCGGGCGAAAAGTTAATCGGTATGAATTATGATATTCATGTCGGGGCAATCCTGGGCTTACCAGGTAAGATCATAGCCTTTATAGCCAGTTTAGTTGCTGCCAGTCTTCCGGTAACGGGTTTTATGATCTGGCTGAACAGGAAAAAGAAAAAAAAGAAAAAATAG
- a CDS encoding outer membrane beta-barrel protein — MKRIRTFNLAFLLVCGFSIAAQAQEGTKTVDKEPLYNFSPAFEFLRSTHSNFFNGPSLKVSRNFKGRFKPGIGIAYATTEKHHDNGFVLYKMKVLPVYANLTYEIPTKSKFEPFAETSLGISFVKYDRATDEQPLITTRVNETGFYVYGGLGLRYAATKHIAPYVTAGFKGYHMSTNDLEVNPHGVTFSVGVRF; from the coding sequence ATGAAACGAATCAGAACTTTTAACTTAGCATTCCTGCTGGTATGCGGTTTTTCAATTGCTGCACAGGCACAGGAAGGAACTAAAACTGTAGATAAAGAACCTTTATATAACTTTTCACCTGCTTTTGAATTCCTGCGTTCAACGCATAGTAATTTCTTTAATGGTCCTTCACTGAAAGTGAGCAGGAATTTTAAAGGACGTTTTAAACCTGGAATAGGAATCGCTTATGCGACTACAGAAAAGCATCATGATAACGGATTTGTACTTTATAAGATGAAAGTACTTCCTGTATATGCAAATCTGACCTATGAGATCCCAACGAAATCAAAATTTGAGCCTTTTGCTGAAACTTCTCTTGGTATCTCATTTGTTAAATATGACAGGGCAACTGATGAACAGCCATTGATTACTACCCGCGTAAATGAGACCGGGTTTTATGTATATGGTGGTTTAGGATTGAGATATGCTGCAACCAAACATATTGCACCTTATGTTACCGCAGGTTTTAAAGGCTATCACATGAGTACAAATGACCTTGAGGTGAATCCTCATGGTGTAACTTTCTCAGTAGGAGTAAGGTTTTGA
- a CDS encoding pentapeptide repeat-containing protein — MSNADEQRAHYNKRFENINYEDKHLAGRYFDNCTFYKSTIKGCLFEDCTFNNCIFEDSDISLIKFKDTFINNLTLVSCKAIGILWYDALNPFSIVAKNSILSYSSFFGKNLKKTKLINCTAREVDFTSCNLSSADLSGTDFMGSTFSDTDLRMTNFKAAQHYQIDPSGNKIKGAVFQLPAAISFLDSLGIKIVD; from the coding sequence TTGAGTAATGCCGATGAACAGAGAGCGCATTATAATAAACGCTTTGAAAATATAAACTATGAGGATAAACACCTTGCAGGCCGTTATTTTGATAACTGTACTTTTTATAAATCAACAATCAAAGGATGTTTATTTGAAGACTGTACTTTTAATAATTGTATTTTCGAAGATAGCGATATCTCATTAATCAAATTTAAAGATACTTTTATCAATAACCTTACTCTGGTAAGCTGCAAAGCTATTGGTATACTATGGTATGATGCGCTGAATCCTTTTTCTATAGTTGCAAAGAACAGCATCCTAAGTTATTCCAGTTTTTTTGGTAAGAATCTGAAAAAGACAAAATTGATCAATTGTACGGCCAGAGAAGTTGATTTTACTTCCTGTAATCTGAGCAGTGCAGATTTAAGCGGTACGGATTTTATGGGATCGACTTTTTCAGATACTGATCTCAGGATGACTAATTTCAAAGCAGCTCAGCACTATCAGATTGATCCGTCTGGCAACAAAATTAAAGGAGCAGTTTTTCAACTTCCGGCTGCCATTTCCTTTTTGGACAGTCTGGGTATAAAAATAGTTGATTAA
- a CDS encoding NAD(P)-dependent oxidoreductase: MNIALIGASGFVGSAILKEALNRGHEVTAIVRNPEKITLHHDHLVIEKADVLDAGQVTKAVTGKDAVISAYNSGWTNPDIYADFIKGSKSIQAGIKASDVKRYIVIGGAGSLEVAPGVQAVDTPDFPAAYKPGATAARDYLNIIKEEKDLDWTFFSPAFEMGPHTSGKRKGTYRTSLDTPVFNAEGRSILSVEDLAVAIIDELENPKHIKQRFTAGY, from the coding sequence ATGAATATAGCATTAATTGGAGCTTCCGGATTTGTAGGCTCAGCAATACTAAAAGAAGCATTGAACAGAGGTCATGAAGTAACGGCAATTGTCAGAAACCCTGAAAAAATCACTTTACACCATGATCATCTGGTTATTGAAAAAGCTGATGTTCTTGATGCCGGTCAGGTAACGAAAGCAGTTACCGGAAAAGATGCTGTTATCAGCGCATATAATTCAGGATGGACTAATCCTGATATTTATGCAGATTTTATCAAAGGATCAAAATCTATCCAGGCTGGTATTAAGGCTTCGGATGTAAAAAGATATATCGTAATTGGTGGTGCAGGAAGTTTAGAGGTTGCTCCCGGAGTACAGGCTGTTGACACACCTGATTTTCCTGCTGCCTATAAACCAGGTGCAACTGCAGCAAGAGATTACCTGAACATTATTAAAGAAGAAAAAGATCTGGACTGGACTTTCTTCAGCCCTGCTTTTGAAATGGGACCTCATACTTCAGGAAAACGTAAAGGTACATACAGAACAAGCCTGGACACACCAGTATTCAATGCTGAAGGCAGAAGTATATTATCTGTTGAGGATTTAGCCGTTGCTATCATTGATGAGCTGGAAAACCCAAAACATATTAAACAACGTTTTACGGCAGGTTATTAA
- a CDS encoding Rrf2 family transcriptional regulator, which translates to MNNAKFATAIHILTLLDLSEGEKLSSEWIAGSINLNPALVRKEISNLRKLGFIFSKEGNGGGCTLARPSADILLSDIYKAVRQAPLLGRTNTPNPACTVGRQINQHLDELYTEAELSLTSKLEKKTLREFSRKFQTEL; encoded by the coding sequence ATGAATAACGCAAAGTTCGCAACAGCAATTCACATACTTACCCTGCTTGATTTAAGTGAAGGTGAAAAGTTATCTTCAGAATGGATTGCAGGCAGCATTAACCTGAATCCTGCATTGGTTCGTAAAGAGATCAGTAACCTGCGTAAACTAGGATTCATATTCAGTAAAGAAGGTAACGGTGGCGGCTGTACACTCGCACGCCCCTCAGCAGATATTTTATTATCTGATATCTACAAAGCAGTTCGTCAGGCCCCCCTTCTTGGACGCACCAATACACCAAATCCTGCCTGTACAGTTGGCCGGCAGATTAATCAGCATCTTGACGAGCTTTATACTGAGGCTGAACTTTCACTGACCAGTAAGCTGGAAAAAAAGACATTAAGGGAATTTAGCAGAAAATTTCAGACAGAATTATAA
- a CDS encoding AsmA-like C-terminal region-containing protein, whose product MPLWLKRSVQILASLILLIIVIFIGLAIYVGAHKKELQASITKQLNKNLNGSLTVGSLEPTFLKSFPNVSVALKKVEIKDSLWNVHHHSLLTATGFDIAVNTMALLKGTIEIRKVTINDAEVYLYTDSNGYSNTSVFKKKPEKAPVVKDDSSTPAEIRRFELNDVRFILDNRKGNKLFLFAIQDFNGKVDYPSSGWNADIKLKTLVRSLAFNTKRGSFVKDKVLEGKMNIAYNEKAGMIEVKPNVLNIGSDPFVLGAKFKISKDPVEFSISVEAPHILWKNASALLAPNITSKLDMFSLDKPIYAKAVIEGNMGAGGDPSIFVKAKVNDNVLTGFGGIVEQCNFSGIYTNNFINGKGFTDANSAIKLYHFSGSYKELPFTADTVFIHNLDKPVATGIFKSRFDVAKLSNVLGKDVLNFTKGTADLKLQYSADIVDFRFNKPMLAGLISVKNADVSYVPRGVDFKNTSIMLDFKGPDLLIRDIRLQSGKSVVYMDGSIKNFLNLYYNDPEKILVNWKMHSPEIYLGEFLGFLGDRKSSPPVKSKSKSNSFATQINTILDKGSAEINLRVDKVHYSRFTGTNATADIFLSHNGLSLKNVSLKHGGGAIKLDGKLKQNGRLNSFALNTVVSNVNIRDFFYSFENFGLQSPTSKNLRGNFSARTNVTGSVNGAGKLIPGSMNGNVSFVIKKGALVSFDAVKNIGRFAFPFRNLDNITFDNLNGKFDINGRLVTIRPMMINSSVLNMDLAGVYATTGKGTNILLDVPLRNPKKDEDITDKQEIKERRMKGIVIHVLATDGEDGKIKFKLVGKKDKES is encoded by the coding sequence ATGCCCCTTTGGTTAAAACGCTCAGTTCAGATTCTCGCTTCGCTAATATTATTGATTATTGTAATTTTCATAGGTCTGGCTATTTATGTCGGTGCTCATAAAAAAGAATTACAGGCTTCCATTACAAAACAGCTGAATAAAAATCTGAATGGCAGTCTGACCGTTGGCAGTCTGGAACCTACTTTTCTGAAGAGTTTTCCGAATGTTTCTGTCGCATTAAAAAAGGTAGAAATCAAAGACAGTTTATGGAATGTACATCATCACTCTTTACTTACGGCAACAGGTTTTGACATTGCAGTAAATACGATGGCCCTGCTAAAAGGAACTATAGAAATCAGAAAAGTGACAATTAATGATGCTGAAGTCTATTTGTATACTGACAGTAATGGTTATAGCAACACTTCAGTCTTCAAAAAGAAACCTGAAAAAGCACCTGTGGTAAAGGATGATAGCTCAACACCAGCTGAGATCAGACGTTTTGAACTTAATGATGTACGTTTTATACTCGATAACAGAAAAGGAAATAAGCTGTTTTTATTTGCCATTCAGGACTTTAATGGTAAAGTAGATTATCCGTCATCAGGATGGAATGCTGATATTAAATTAAAGACTTTAGTACGCAGCCTTGCTTTTAATACCAAAAGAGGAAGTTTCGTCAAGGATAAAGTGCTGGAAGGGAAAATGAATATCGCCTATAATGAAAAAGCCGGTATGATTGAAGTTAAACCCAATGTACTGAATATCGGTTCTGACCCTTTTGTCCTGGGTGCAAAATTTAAAATATCAAAAGATCCTGTTGAGTTTTCTATCAGTGTAGAAGCACCACATATTTTATGGAAAAATGCATCAGCTCTGCTGGCTCCTAATATCACCTCAAAGCTGGATATGTTTAGTCTGGATAAACCAATTTATGCCAAGGCCGTTATAGAAGGTAATATGGGTGCAGGCGGAGATCCATCTATTTTTGTTAAAGCAAAGGTAAATGATAATGTACTGACCGGATTTGGCGGGATTGTAGAGCAGTGCAATTTCTCCGGCATTTATACCAATAATTTCATTAACGGAAAAGGCTTTACAGATGCTAATTCAGCTATCAAACTATATCATTTTTCAGGCAGTTATAAAGAACTCCCTTTTACAGCAGATACAGTGTTTATTCATAATCTGGATAAACCTGTTGCTACCGGTATTTTTAAATCCAGGTTTGACGTTGCTAAACTGAGTAACGTTCTGGGTAAAGATGTGTTGAATTTTACCAAAGGTACAGCCGATTTAAAGTTACAGTACAGTGCTGATATTGTAGATTTCAGATTCAATAAACCTATGCTGGCCGGATTGATCAGTGTGAAAAATGCTGATGTAAGTTATGTTCCCAGAGGAGTTGACTTTAAGAATACATCCATTATGCTGGACTTTAAAGGTCCTGATTTACTGATCAGAGACATCAGACTACAAAGCGGCAAGAGTGTTGTATATATGGACGGAAGTATTAAGAATTTCCTCAATCTTTATTATAATGATCCTGAGAAAATTCTGGTAAACTGGAAGATGCACAGCCCGGAAATCTATCTGGGTGAGTTTCTGGGTTTTCTGGGGGACAGAAAAAGCAGCCCTCCGGTTAAATCCAAAAGCAAGAGTAACAGCTTTGCCACACAGATCAACACCATACTGGATAAAGGAAGTGCTGAAATCAATTTAAGAGTTGATAAAGTACATTACAGCAGGTTTACAGGAACAAATGCAACGGCAGATATTTTTCTGTCTCATAATGGTCTGAGTTTAAAAAATGTCAGTCTGAAACATGGGGGAGGAGCTATTAAATTAGATGGAAAGTTAAAGCAGAATGGCCGTCTAAATAGTTTTGCACTCAATACAGTTGTTTCCAATGTAAATATCAGAGACTTCTTTTATTCATTTGAGAACTTCGGACTGCAAAGTCCTACCTCTAAAAATCTGAGAGGTAATTTTTCGGCCAGAACAAATGTGACCGGTAGTGTTAATGGTGCGGGCAAACTTATTCCGGGTTCTATGAACGGGAATGTTAGTTTCGTGATTAAAAAAGGGGCACTCGTTAGTTTTGATGCGGTGAAAAATATAGGCAGGTTTGCTTTCCCGTTCAGAAATCTTGATAATATTACTTTTGATAATCTTAACGGTAAATTTGATATTAATGGCCGGCTGGTTACTATCAGGCCGATGATGATTAATTCGAGTGTACTGAATATGGATTTAGCGGGTGTTTACGCAACTACAGGAAAAGGAACCAATATACTGCTTGATGTACCCCTGAGAAACCCGAAAAAAGATGAGGATATTACCGATAAGCAGGAAATAAAAGAAAGGAGAATGAAAGGTATTGTCATTCATGTCCTGGCCACAGATGGGGAGGACGGTAAGATTAAATTTAAGCTTGTAGGAAAAAAAGATAAGGAAAGCTAA
- the thiD gene encoding bifunctional hydroxymethylpyrimidine kinase/phosphomethylpyrimidine kinase produces the protein MVSKKRKYVYPSVLTIAGSDSGGGAGIQADLKTISALGCYGTSAITVVTAQNTLGVTNLHYLPPAIVKDQITAVLDDIKTHAIKIGMIGKSELLQTIADVLSLYPEIPVILDPVMVATSGRQLTDENTINLMKMLLFPVTTLVTPNLNEASVLAETGISTVEQMKTAAQKILSFGSYAVLIKGGHLTGSKLYDVYLDKTGREFIYENDAILSQNTHGTGCTLSSAIASFLARGFDLPAAIENAEFYVNQAISHGVDSTTGKGKGPLNHFYAPVPLIRN, from the coding sequence ATGGTAAGTAAGAAGCGTAAATATGTATACCCTTCTGTACTTACCATTGCAGGGTCTGACAGTGGTGGCGGCGCAGGTATCCAGGCCGATCTGAAAACAATTTCAGCTCTGGGCTGCTACGGAACTTCTGCAATCACAGTAGTTACTGCTCAAAACACGCTTGGCGTAACCAACCTGCACTATTTACCTCCTGCTATAGTTAAAGATCAGATCACAGCTGTACTGGATGATATCAAAACGCACGCGATCAAAATCGGCATGATCGGTAAATCAGAATTATTACAGACTATCGCTGATGTTTTGAGTTTATACCCGGAAATCCCGGTCATCCTTGATCCGGTTATGGTGGCAACCAGCGGACGTCAGTTAACTGACGAAAACACCATTAATCTGATGAAAATGCTATTATTTCCTGTGACTACCCTGGTAACACCAAATCTGAATGAGGCATCTGTTTTAGCAGAAACCGGGATCTCTACAGTTGAGCAGATGAAAACCGCAGCACAAAAAATCCTGAGTTTTGGCAGTTATGCGGTGTTAATCAAAGGCGGACATTTAACAGGCAGTAAACTTTATGATGTATATCTGGATAAAACCGGCAGGGAGTTTATCTATGAAAACGATGCTATTCTGAGTCAGAATACCCATGGTACAGGCTGTACTTTATCATCGGCTATAGCTTCATTCCTGGCCAGAGGTTTTGACTTGCCAGCTGCTATAGAAAATGCAGAGTTTTATGTTAACCAGGCTATCAGTCACGGTGTTGATAGCACAACCGGAAAAGGGAAAGGTCCTTTAAATCATTTTTATGCTCCCGTTCCATTAATCAGGAACTGA